The genomic segment AGGCGACGATAAGCGCAATGACCGTGGAGAGATAGAGCGCGATCTTCATGCCGTCCGAACGCAGCGGATGATTCAGCAGCTTCGTGAACCCGGTCAGCCCGTTCGTGCCGCCGGTATAGGCTTGCTGGCCGATGAACAACGTCGTCACGATAATGACGAGCGCCTGGGTCAGAATCGTAAAGTAGACACCCTTAATCCGGTTGCGAAACGTAAAAAATCCGAGGAAAAGCGCAAGCAGCGACGGGATAAGGAGGCCGAGCAGCACCGCGGCGGGGAAAGACTTGAACGGCTGCCAGAACCATGGCAGATTCGTCAGTCCGCTCCAATCCATGAAGTCGGGAAGCCTGCCGCCGCTCGCCGCCAGCTTCAGGTGCATGCCCATCGCATAGGCGCCAAGACCGAAAAAAACGCCATGGCCAAGACTAAGCACGCCGGTATAGCCCCACAGCAGGTCCAGTCCGAGCGCCACGATTGCGAAGGCTAAAAATTTGGCAAGCAGGTTCAGGCGAAAATCGCTTAAATAGAGCGGTGCGGCGAATAGCGCCGCCGCTGCGGCCGCATAGCCGAGCATCAGCCACAGTCGCTTGCGGTCCGACCATAATCCAGTCATAGCGGCCTCACCTTCTTTTCGAGGAAAGTGGATGTCGCGGTTCTCAATGTGTCAATCCAGCTGCCGCGTACGAACGGCGAACAGTCCTTTCGGCTTCCACTGGAGAAAGGCGACGATGCAAAGAAAAACGAACACCTTGCCGAGCGACGCCGTCGACCACCATTCGAACATCGTGTTAAATACGCCAATGCCGAGCGCGCCCAGCACCGTGCCGACGAGCTTGCCCACGCCGCCCAGCACGACGACCATGAAGGCGTCGACGATGTAATACGTGCCGATATTCGGTCCGATCGGTCCGATCAGCGTCAGGGCGCACCCGGCAACGCCGGCGATGCCCGAGCCGATCGCGAACGTCATTCCGTCGACGCGGCGCGTCGAGATGCCGAGGCAGGCAGCCATCTCGCGGTTTTGCATGACCGCCCGCATTCGCCTGCCGGAATGACTCCGGTTGATATACACATACATTGCCGCCAGACAAACCGAGACCAGCGCGAGAATGAACAGCCGCTTGTAGGGAAGGTCGATGCCGTCCATCACGTGAAGGCCTCCGTTCAACCAGGAAGGGCTGTTCACGGCGACGTTGGGCGCGCCGAAGATGCTGCGGGCGATCTGCTGCAGGACGAGTCCGACGCCCCAGGTCGCCAAAAGACTGTCGAGCGGCCGGCCGTACAGGTGACGAATCAGCAGGTTTTCAAGCAAATAGCCGACCGCAAAAGCGACGAGAAAACTGGCCGGAAGCGCCACGAGGAAGTAAGTGTCGAACATGCTCTTGGGCAGCTCCTTGAACGCATTTTGCGTCAAATACGCCGCATAGCTGCCGATCATGATAAACTCGCCGTGCGCCATGTTAATGACACCCATTAGTCCGAATGTAATCGAGAGCCCGAGCGCGATCAGCAACAGAATGGAGCTCACGCTCAACCCGTTGAATAACTGGGTAATCCACATCTCCAAGGAAAATCGCTCCTCCCTGTATCGAAGGCACTGCGGGGCGTGCACCCGGACCTCCGTTCGTCTCCGGGCGCAGCTCCCGCTCCTCCGTTCGCCTTGAAGTCAGGACGTCGTCACGAACCGGCGCTCAGATCTTTGGCCCAATCATAGCCTTTGAGATACGGATCGGGCTTCACCGGGCTGCCGGAGTTCCACAGTTCCTTGATCATGCCGTCCGGTTGGATCTCGCCGATACGCACCGTCTTATAAATGTGCTGGTTATCCCCGTCGATGGTCACCTTGCCTTCGGGCGCATTCCATTCGATGCCCTTGGCGGCTTCCTTGACCTTGTCGACGTCGAAGGAGCCTGCCTTCTCTACCGCCGCGGCCCATAAATAGACGGCCGTATAGCCTGCTTCCATGGGATCGCTCGTCACGCTGTCCGCGCCGTACTTCGCCTTGAAGTTCTCGACGAACGTCTTGTTCTCCGGCGTGTCTGTCGTCTGATAATAGTTCCAGGCGACGAGGTGGCCGGCCAGGAAGTCGGGACCGATGCCTTTGACCTCTTCTTCCGCAATGCTGACGGACAACGTCGTCAGATCCGCCGCGGCGATGTTGGCATCCTTCAACTGCTTGAAGAAGGCTACGTTGCTATCCCCGTTCAGCGTGTTATAGACCACGTCCGGCTTGGCTTCCTTAATCTTGGCGATGATCGTCGTGTAATCGGTATGACCGAGCGGGGTGTATTCTTCGGCGACGGTCTCTCCGCCTTTGGCGGCGAGCTGCGCCTTGATGATCTTGTTAGCCGTGCGTGGGAAAACGTAGTCCGAACCGAGCAGGAAAAATTTCTTCTTGCCTTGCTCCAGCAAGTAATCGACCGAAGGTACGATCTGCTGGTTTGTCGTTGCGCCGGTGTAGAAGATGTTGGGAGACGACTCGAGTCCTTCGTATTGAACCGGGTACCATAGCAGGCCGTTCAATTCCTCGAAAACCGGCAGCATCGCCTTGCGGCTCGCCGACGTCC from the Cohnella hashimotonis genome contains:
- the urtA gene encoding urea ABC transporter substrate-binding protein; the encoded protein is MKKIAWLKIAGLAVSLSLALTGCGGNNEDNASSAPASSAAGSAAASGGGDTVKVGILHSLSGTMSISEVTVKNSESMAIDEINAKGGVLGKKIVPVIEDGASDWPTFAEKARKLLSEDKVATVFGGWTSASRKAMLPVFEELNGLLWYPVQYEGLESSPNIFYTGATTNQQIVPSVDYLLEQGKKKFFLLGSDYVFPRTANKIIKAQLAAKGGETVAEEYTPLGHTDYTTIIAKIKEAKPDVVYNTLNGDSNVAFFKQLKDANIAAADLTTLSVSIAEEEVKGIGPDFLAGHLVAWNYYQTTDTPENKTFVENFKAKYGADSVTSDPMEAGYTAVYLWAAAVEKAGSFDVDKVKEAAKGIEWNAPEGKVTIDGDNQHIYKTVRIGEIQPDGMIKELWNSGSPVKPDPYLKGYDWAKDLSAGS
- the urtB gene encoding urea ABC transporter permease subunit UrtB, encoding MEMWITQLFNGLSVSSILLLIALGLSITFGLMGVINMAHGEFIMIGSYAAYLTQNAFKELPKSMFDTYFLVALPASFLVAFAVGYLLENLLIRHLYGRPLDSLLATWGVGLVLQQIARSIFGAPNVAVNSPSWLNGGLHVMDGIDLPYKRLFILALVSVCLAAMYVYINRSHSGRRMRAVMQNREMAACLGISTRRVDGMTFAIGSGIAGVAGCALTLIGPIGPNIGTYYIVDAFMVVVLGGVGKLVGTVLGALGIGVFNTMFEWWSTASLGKVFVFLCIVAFLQWKPKGLFAVRTRQLD
- the urtC gene encoding urea ABC transporter permease subunit UrtC; amino-acid sequence: MTGLWSDRKRLWLMLGYAAAAAALFAAPLYLSDFRLNLLAKFLAFAIVALGLDLLWGYTGVLSLGHGVFFGLGAYAMGMHLKLAASGGRLPDFMDWSGLTNLPWFWQPFKSFPAAVLLGLLIPSLLALFLGFFTFRNRIKGVYFTILTQALVIIVTTLFIGQQAYTGGTNGLTGFTKLLNHPLRSDGMKIALYLSTVIALIVAYALCRYLTKSRMGKVLRAIRDGENRVRFLGYDPATYQMATFAVSGALAGLAGMLFVLHVGIISPSMMGIVPSIEMILWVAIGGRGTLVGALIGVLALNYAKSGLSEAYPEIWTIFLGALFIVVTVFLPGGIVDLIRKGTASVRKKTGRGNEHEPGAHPVLRGSNRSV